DNA sequence from the Brachybacterium avium genome:
TCGACGCCGCCGTGATCTCCTTCGGGCTGCGCAATGTCCACCAGCCGCAGCTGGCCCTGGCCGAGATGGTGCGGGTGGTCCGTCCGGGAGGTCGGGTCGTGGTCTGCGAGTTCTCCACCCCGACCTGGGGACCGTTCCGCACGGTCTACGAGAAGTACCTGCTGCGTGCACTGCCGGCGGTCGCCGGGACGTTCGCCACCGACGTGGACGCGTACGACTATCTCGCCGAATCGATCCTGGAGTGGCCGGACCAGGAAGCGCTGCGGGACTGGTTCCTGCAGGCCGGCATGGAGCGAGCCCAGTACCGGAACCTCAGCGGCGGGATCGTGGCGCTGCATCGGGGTGTTGTCCCCGTCTCCTGATGAGCGGGCCCGCAACCGGCCCAGCCAGCAGAAGGGTCGCCCCATAGCGCCATGACCTGCACGAACGTCGGATCGGAGAAGGTGTGGTCGAGGCCACTCGCGAAAGGGGCGTTCTGGCTTGACGGGGGTGTGCGGGGCCCGTAATGTTTCTCCTCGTGCCCCGGACAATGGGAACGAGGAACGGCCAGCGAGCCGGACCGAGTTTCCTTCACTGGCCAGGCATGACTGGTCTTCCGAGAGAGGATCGCGGCGCGGATCACACCGCACGGATTTGACTCGGAGAACTGGGCCGCAGTAGGTTAGCGGAGTTGCCTCGGAGCGGATGGCCCGGAAGGGTCCGATGCACTGAGTGCGCGTGTTGCTTGATATCTCAATAGCGTGTCTGTTTATTGATGCCATTTAGTTTGAATGGCAATATTATACGGATGATACAGCAGTTTAATTTGCTGGTTGTTTGTTTATTTTGTCAGGATATTGTTTTTCATGTTTTTTCATGGAGAGTTTGATCCTGGCTCAGGACGAACGCTGGCGGCGTGCTTAACACATGCAAGTCGAACGATGATGACGGGGCTTGCCCTGTCTGATTAGTGGCGAACGGGTGAGTAACACGTGAGTAACCTGCCCTTCACTTCGGGATAACCTCGGGAAATCGTGGCTAATACCGGATATGAACTCTTGCCGCATGGTGGGGGTTGGAAAGATTTATCGGTGAAGGATGGACTCGCGGCCTATCAGTTTGTTGGTGAGGTAATGGCTCACCAAGGCGATGACGGGTAGCCGGCCTGAGAGGGCGACCGGCCACACTGGGACTGAGACACGGCCCAGACTCCTACGGGAGGCAGCAGTGGGGAATATTGCACAATGGGCGAAAGCCTGATGCAGCGACGCCGCGTGGGGGATGACGGCCTTCGGGTTGTAAACCCCTTTCAGTAGGGAAGAAGCGAAAGTGACGGTACCTGCAGAAGAAGCGCCGGCTAACTACGTGCCAGCAGCCGCGGTAATACGTAGGGCGCAAGCGTTGTCCGGAATTATTGGGCGTAAAGAGCTCGTAGGTGGCTTGTCGCGTCTGCCGTGAAACTCCGAGGCTCAACCTCGGGCGTGCGGTGGGTACGGGCAGGCTAGAGTGTGGTAGGGGAGACTGGAACTCCTGGTGTAGCGGTGAAATGCGCAGATATCAGGAAGAACACCGATGGCGAAGGCAGGTCTCTGGGCCATTACTGACACTGAGGAGCGAAAGCATGGGTAGCGAACAGGATTAGATACCCTGGTAGTCCATGCCGTAAACGTTGGGCACTAGATGTGGGGGACATTCCACGTTTTCCGCGTCGTAGCTAACGCATTAAGTGCCCCGCCTGGGGAGTACGGCCGCAAGGCTAAAACTCAAAGGAATTGACGGGGGCCCGCACAAGCGGCGGAGCATGCTGATTAATTCGATGCAACGCGAAGAACCTTACCAAGGCTTGACATGCACCGGACGATCCCAGAGATGGGGTTTTCTTCGGACTGGTGCACAGGTGGTGCATGGTTGTCGTCAGCTCGTGTCGTGAGATGTTGGGTTAAGTCCCGCAACGAGCGCAACCCTTGTTCTATGTTGCCAGCACGTGATGGTGGGGACTCATAGGAGACTGCCGGGGTCAACTCGGAGGAAGGTGGGGACGACGTCAAATCATCATGCCCCTTATGTCTTGGGCTTCAAGCATGCTACAATGGTCGGTACAATGGGTTGCGAAACTGTGAGGTGGAGCGAATCCCAAAAAGCCGGCCTCAGTTCGGATTGGGGTCTGCAACTCGACCCCATGAAGTCGGAGTCGCTAGTAATCGCAGATCAGCAACGCTGCGGTGAATACGTTCCCGGGCCTTGTACACACCGCCCGTCAAGTCACGAAAGTCGGTAACACCCGAAGCCAGTGGCCCATCCTTGTGAGGGAGCTGTCGAAGGTGGGATCGGTGATTGGGACTAAGTCGTAACAAGGTAGCCGTACCGGAAGGTGCGGCTGGATCACCTCCTTTCTAAGGAGCATCACCAATTATGGTGGCCATTTTCTCACCCGAGTGTGGTGGGGGTGGTTGCTCGAGGGTGGAACATCAATGGATGGGCACTTCGCTTGCCAGCGTTGTCTTCTAGTACGGCTCACTTCTGTGGGTTTGGAACGGGGATGGTTGGTGGGTTCGAGGTGGAGACACGCTATTGGGTTGTGAGGCTGCACGCAGCTCCCTGACCCTGGTCGCTTCTGGTGGCTGGGGTCTTGTGGGGTGTGTGGCTGGTCCTCCCTTGCATTGCTTCCGTATTTTGCGGGGTGGTGTGGGTGTGGGGTTGTTTCTTGAGAACTGCATAGTGGACGCGAGCATCTTGTAAGCAATTTTTAATGCGCAAAGAGTCTTTGTGTTGCCGTAAGTTTTAAAGGGCGCACGGTGGATGCCTTGGCAAGAGGAGCCGACGAAGGACGTGGGAGTCTGCGTTAAGCCTCGGGGAGTTGACAACCAAACTGTGATCCGAGGATGTCCGAATGGGGAAACCCACCACGAGTCATGTCGTGGTACCCGCTGCTGAATGTATAGGCAGTGTGGAGGGAACGCGGGGAAGTGAAACATCTCAGTACCCGCAGGAAGAGAAAACAATAGTGATTCCGTGAGTAGTGGCGAGCGAAAGCGGAGGAGGCTAAACCTGGTCTGTGTGATACCCGGCAGGGGTTGCAGGTTGGGGGTTGTGGGACGTATCTGGATCGTCTGCCGGCGGTCCGACGTGTACGTGCAGTGGTAGTCGAAGTCGTGTTGAGTGCGACGGCGTAGAGGGTGTGACCCCCGTAGACGAAACTTCTGCATGGCGTGATGCTGTTCCCGAGTAGCACCGGGCCCGTGAAATCCGGTGTGAATCTGCCAGGACCACCTGGTAAGCCTGAATACTACCTCTTGACCGATAGCGGACAAGTACCGTGAGGGAAAGGTGAAAAGCACCCCGGGAGGGGAGTGAAATAGTACCTGAAACCGTGCGCTTACAATCCGTCGGAGCCTTTAGGGGTGACGGCGTGCCTTTTGAAGAATGAGCCTGCGAGTTAGTGGTCGGTGGCGAGGTTAACCCGTGTGGGGTAGCCGTAGCGAAAGCGAGTCTGAACGGGGCGTTCAGTCGCCGGCTCTAGACCCGAAGCGAAGTGATCTATCCATGGGCAGTGTGAAGCGCGGGTAAGACCGCGTGGAGGCGCGAACCCACTTCAGTTGAAAATGGAGGGGATGACCTGTGGATAGGGGTGAAAGGCCAATCAAACTTCGTGATAGCTGGTTCTCCCCGAAATGCATTTAGGTGCAGCGTTGCGTGTTTCGTACCGGAGGTAGAGCACTGGATAGGCGATGGGCCCCACCGGGTTACTGACCTTAGCCAAACTCCGAATGCCGGTACGTGAGAGCGCAGCAGTGAGACTGTGGGGGATAAGCTTCATAGTCGAGAGGGAAACAGCCCAGAACATCAGCTAAGGCCCCTAAGCGTGTGCTAAGTGGAAAAGGATGTGGAGTTGCTGAGACAACCAGGAGGTTGGCTTAGAAGCAGCCACCCTTGAAAGAGTGCGTAATAGCTCACTGGTCAAGTGATTCTGCGCCGACAATTTAGCGGGGCTCAAGCACACCGCCGAAGCTGTGTCACTCAGACTTTGTGTCTGGGTGGGTAGGGGAGCGTCGTACAGCCAGCGAAGCCGCGGGGGAACCCAGTGGTGGAGGCTGTACGAGTGAGAATGCAGGCATGAGTAGCGAAAGACGGGTGAGAAACCCGTCCGCCGATTGATCAAGGGTTCCAGGGCCAGGTTTATCCGCCCTGGGTTAGTCGGGACCTAAGGCGAGGCCGACAGGCGTAGTCGATGGACATCGGGTTGATATTCCCGAACCGATCGTAGGAGGACCCATACCGAGGCAGTCGATGCTAACCACCCGAGCTGTTCCCATACCCTTCGGGGTGTGGAGAGTGGTGAGGCTGGGAACCAAGGTTGTAGTAGGTCAGCGCGAGGGATGACGCAGAGAGGTAGCTTCCGCGGACTTAATGGAATAGTCCGTCTAAGCGTGCAGCCCGGCCCCGGGTAATGCTGGGGCCATGAGGGTGAGACGTGATGGGGATCCCGTATGGGCGTAGGTGAGTGATCCTGTACTGCCAAGAAAAGTTCCGGCGTGACGAATACGGTCGCCCGTACCCTAAACCGACTCAGGTGATCAGGTAGAGAATACCGAGGCGTTCGAGAGAATCGTGGTTAAGGAACTCGGCAAAATGCCCCCGTAACTTCGGGAGAAGGGGGGCCCGAACCGTGAGAGCGGTGAGGGCCGCAGAGACCAGGGAGAAGCGACTGTTTACTAAAAACACAGGTCCGTGCGAAGTCGTAAGACGCTGTATACGGACTGACGCCTGCCCGGTGCTGGAAGGTTAAGAGGACCGGTTAGAGCTCTTCGGAGTTCGAAGCTGAGAATTTAAGCCCCAGTAAACGGCGGTGGTAACTATAACCATCCTAAGGTAGCGAAATTCCTTGTCGGGTAAGTTCCGACCTGCACGAATGGCGTAACGACTTCTCCACTGTCTCAACCGCGAACTCGGCGAAATTGCATTACGAGTAAAGATGCTCGTTACGCGCAGCAGGACGGAAAGACCCCGGGACCTTTACTATAGTTTGATATTGGTGTTCGGGACGGCTTGTGTAGGATAGGTGGGAGACTGGGAAGCATTCACGCTAGTGGGTGTGGAGTCATTGTTGAAATACCACTCTGGTCGTTCTGGATTCCTAACCTCGGTCCGTGATCCGGATCAGGGACAGTGTCTGATGGGTAGTTTAACTGGGGCGGTTGCCTCCTAAAGAGTAACGGAGGCGCTCAAAGGTTCCCTCAGCCTGGTTGGCAATCAGGTGTTGAGTGTAAGTGCACAAGGGAGCTTGACTGCGAGACAGACATGTCGGGCAGGTGCGAAAGCAGGAACTAGTGATCCGGCACTCCATTGTGGAATGGGTGTCGCTCAACGGATAAAAGGTACCCCGGGGATAACAGGCTGATCTTGCCCAAGAGCTCATATCGACGGCATGGTTTGGCACCTCGATGTCGGCTCGTCGCATCCTGGGGCTGGAGTTGGTCCCAAGGGTTAGGCTGTTCGCCTATTAAAGCGGTACGCGAGCTGGGTTTAGAACGTCGTGAGACAGTTCGGTCCCTATCCGCTGCGCGCGTTGGATATTTGAGAAGTCCTGTCCCTAGTACGAGAGGACCGGGATGGACTGACCTCTGGTGTGCCAGTTGTTCTGCCAAGGGCATGGCTGGTTGGCTACGTCGGGAAGGGATAACCGCTGAAAGCATCTAAGCGGGAAGCCTGCTTCGAGATGAGATATCCATACACCCTTTGGGTGTGAGAGGCCCCCAGTAGATGACTGGGTTGATAGGCCAGGTGTGGAAGCACAGCAATGTGTGGAGCTGACTGGTACTAATGGCTGATGACTTACAACAACATTTCTTTGTGTTGGTTGTTTGCTGTGTGTGTTTGCGTCCACTGTGCGGTTCTCGGGGAACAACCCCTGACGGTCCGGGTTTTGTTGCTCGGGGTGTGGGGTCTGGTTGTCTCATTGTGTTACGGCGGTCATAGCGTCGAGGAAACGCCCGGTTCCATTCCGAACCCGGAAGCTAAGCTCGATTGCGCCGATGGTACTGCACTCGGGAGGGTGTGGGAGAGTAGGTCGCCGCCGGACATCTTCATTGGGAGTGGAGGAGTGCTGGAACCCCTGTTTTGGGTGTTCGCCTCCTCCACTCCCTTTTTTCATGCCCGAAAGCTGCGACGTCGGGCAGCAGGATGATGGCACTGGCCTGAGGCGGCGCCGGTGGGCGCACCGCGAGGGCATTGCGAGACGGATGCCGGAGCCGTGGGACCACGTTGGTCACGGCGCCTGAGGAGCATTGCCAGCGGCGTTCCGAGCGCCGGTCACCTGGTGAAAGCTGTCACGGATGACGCTGTTACTAGCTGGTCAACAGGGTGGAGTCGCTTAGGATCCTGGGAGAAAACGGCATAGAGCGAGACAAGCTAAGAGACGGACGGTCCAGGGTGGCTGAGGACAGCAACAGCAAGGACGACCGCGGCCACGGCGATGAGAGCCGCAATTGGCAGCGGAGTGACAAGCGCGCCGCGACATCGTCCCCCCGCAAGGCATCCGGCGGGTACCGCGGGCGGCCCACAGCAGGGGGCCCACGAGAGGCTCGCGGCCCCAGGCGTGATCACCCGGACGGCTCCGGCGCGGGCGTCAAGGGAGCAGGCTACCGGGGAGGCCCCGGTCGCGACGATCGCGGTGCGCCGCGGTCCGCGACGCGGCAACGTTCCGGGGACGCGCGCGGCGACCGATCCGGCCGCGGCGACGGCGGCTCGCACCGCTACGAAGGTCGCTCTGCGAACCCTCGCTCAGACGCCCGTGGCCGCCGCGATGATCGTCCGTGGGAGAAGCGCGACAGCCGCGAGGATCGTCCGCAGCGCGGCGACCGCCCGCGACGTGATGACCGGCCATGGAGCCAGGATCGTCCCCGCCGTGACGATCGAACGCGCCGTGATGATCGCCCGTGGAGCCAGGACCGTCCTCGTCGTGATGGTCGGGCGCAGCGCGATGACCGTGCGCGGCGTGATGACCGGCGAGAGCATCGTCCCGGCCAGGAGGCGCGTGCCGATCGTCCGATCGAACCTCACATCCCGGCGAGCATCACCGGACGCGAGCTCGATAGGGACGCGCGCTCTGAACTGTTCAGCCTGAGCAAGGAGACGGCGGAGCGGGTCGCCCGCCATATGGTCGCTGCACAGCTGCTGGAGGAGTCCGAGAACGAGACTGCACTGGCTCACGCCCGGTTCGCCGCCAGACTCGGCGGGCGCGTGGGCGTGGTCCGGGAGACGTACGGGGTGCTGGCATATCGTGCCGGGGATTTCCGTACCGCATCCCGTGAGCTGCGCACCTCGCTGCGCATCACCGGTCGGACTGATGTGCTGCCGATGATCGCCGACTCCGAGCGTGGCCTGGGACGGCCCGAGCGGGCTCTGGACATCGCGGCCTCCGACGATGCCTCCTCCCTCGGCGTCGACGCGGCGATCGAGCTGATGATCGTGGTGGCCGGCGCCTACGCGGATACCGGCGACATCGGCACGGCGCTGCGCACCCTCGAGATCCCGGCCCTGCGCCACAAGGTCGACGGGCGGTGGCAGGTGCGGCTGTGGGTCGCCTATGCCGATCTGCTCGAACGCGCCGATCGCCAGGAGGAGTCCAAGCGCTGGCTCACCCTGGCCGCCGACACGGACACCGAGGGCCTCACCGACGCCGCCGAGCGGCTCGGCCGACCGGCGCCGGCCCCGGCAGAAGAACCCACGTGGGCCGACGACGAGCAGATCGCCGTACTGGACGCCTACGACCCGGACGCGGATGCGGACGACGATGCTGACAGCGGCGACACGGCCGACGACTCCGAGAGCATAGCCGGCGAGGACGCGGCCGGCGCGGCAGCTGCGGAGCCCGCAGCGCAGGAGGACGCGACCGCTGACGTCGACACGGATCGAGAGCCGGAGGAGCGCGAATGATCCGCCGCCCGGACCCGTCCCTGCTCGACCTGCACGACGCACTGTTCTTCGATCTCGATGGAACGCTCATGCACGGCTCCCGGCCGATCCCGCATGCCGCCGAGGCCGTCGAGACCGCACGCGCGGCCGGGCGCACCGTCGTCTTCGCCACCAACAACGCCTCTCGCACCCCGCAGCAGGCCGCTGAGCATCTGGCCGACATCGGCATCACCGCACAGCCGGACGAGTTCGTGACCTCTCCGCAGGTGGCGTCGCGCCTGCTCGCCGATCGCCTCGACGCCGGCGCGAAGGTGCTCGTCGTGGGCGGGCCGAGTCTGGCCGCCCAGATGCGCGAGGTCGGTCTCTCCCCGGTGGACACCGACTCCGCAGAGGTCGCCGCCGTCGTCCAGGGCTGGTCACCGGACCTGGACTGGTCGTGCCTGGCCGAAGGCGCCTACGCGATCCGTCGCGGTGCGCACTGGGTGGCCACCAATGTCGATGCGACCCTGCCCACCGAGCGGGGCCTCGCTCCGGGCAATGGCTCCCTGGTTGCGGCGCTGCGTCATGCCACCGGGGTCGAACCGGCCGTGGCCGGGAAACCCGAGCCCGGTATGTTCCAGGTCGCGGCCCGTGAGCACGATGCGCGCCGACCACTGATCATCGGTGATCGCCTGGATACCGACATCGAGGGTGCGGTGCGGGCGGAGATGGATTCTCTGCTCGTGCTCACGGGCGTCGACGGCGTCGAGGCCGCCCTCCGCGCCGAACCGATCCGTCGGCCCACCTTCATCCTGCCGGACCTCGCCCAGATCGCCGCGCCGTTCCCGCTGCCGGTCCTCGACGGCGGCCGTGCTCGTTGCGGAGCCGTGAGCGCCACCTGGAACGACGGCGACATCACGGTCCATGGCGACCGGGACGATCCCCAGGTGCTCCGCGCGGTGCTGGCCCTGCTGCACGAGCACAGCGCGGACAGCGCCTGGACGGGGCAGCTCCGCGAGGAGCACCCCACCGTGCCGTCGCCCGCCCAGCGGTGAGCGGCAACCGACTCGACGTCGCTCTGCTCGCCGCCGGCCACGCGCGCTCTCGGAGCCATGCGCGCCGCATCATCGAGGAGGGCCGCGCGCGGGTCAACGGTCGAACGGCCGTCAAGGCGTCGACGCCGGTCGCGGACGGCGCTCTGCTCGAGGTCGTCGACGTCCCCGACGGGATCGAGTTCGCCTCCCGCGCCGCGCATAAGCTCGCCGGGGCTCTCGAGGCGCTGGCGCTGGATCCCGCCGGACGGCTGTGCCTGGACGCCGGGGCCTCCACCGGCGGATTCACGGATGTGCTGCTGCGCCGGGGCGCCGCCGCCGTGATCGCCGTCGATATCGGTAACGAGCAGCTCGCCGAGCACGTGCGCCGCGACCCCCGCGTCACGGTCCGCGACGGCACCAGTGTGCGGGACCTCACGCCCGAGCTCCTGGGCACCACGGTCGACCTGGTGGTCGCGGACCTCTCCTTCATCTCCCTGCGCACCGTGGTCCCGGCCCTGGCCGGCATAGTCCGGGCCGACGGGGAACTGCTGCTCATGGTCAAGCCCCAGTTCGAGGTGGGCAGGGCCGCGCTGCCCAGATCCGGAGTGGTCAGCAGCGCCGCCGACCGGACGGCGGCCGTGTGCGGGGTGGCTGCGGCGGCCGCGCAGGCAGGACTGCTCACCCAGGCCGTCGGTCCGAGCGAGCTGCCCGGGCAGGACGGGAATCGAGAGTATTTCCTCCATCTGCGACCGTGCGGCGCGACCTCCGCGCTGGACGCCCAGGCCTGTGACATGATCGAGTCGGCCGTGCGCGGGGACGGTCCTCGGCGCCGCCGTGACCAGCACACCACCGAGGAGGACTGACCACCATGCGACGGTTCCTCCTGTACGTGCACACGGGTCGGCGAGCCGCCCTGCGGGCGATGCTCAACGTGCTCGAGGAGCTCCGGCTGCGGAACGTGCGCGGCGTCGTCGTCGACGATCAGGTCGACGAGATCCTCTCCCTGCCCGAGAACATGGCACCGCCGAAGCTGCTCACCTTCCTCACCAACGGCGCGGTCGACGTCCTGGACGCGGTCTCTGCCGCGGATGCCGTCGAACTGGGGATCGTGCTCGGCGGCGACGGCACCATCCTGCGGGCGCTCGAGGCGGTGCGCGCCGCTGACCTGCCCGTCCACGGCGTCAACCTCGGGCATGTGGGCTTCCTCGCCGAGAGCGAGGTGGAGGACCTCTCGATCACGGTCTCGCGCCTGCTGGACGGCGACTACGAGGTCGAGGAGCGCTCGACCCTCGAGATCACCGTGCTCGACGCCCAGGACCAGCTCATCGAACGGCACTGGGCGCTCAACGAGGCCTCCCTGGAGAAGGCCGATCGGAAGAAGATGATCAACGTCGCCATCGAGATCGACGGGCGACCCGTCTCCTCCTTCGGCGCGGACGGAGTGCTGCTGTCCACCCCCACCGGTTCGACCGCCTACGCCTTCAGCGCCGGTGGCCCGGTGATCTGGCCCGAGGTCGACGCGATGATGTTGATCCCGTTGGCGGCCCACGCGCTGTTCGCCCGGCCGCTGGTGCTCGGGCGCTCCTCCGAGGCCGCCGTGGAGATGACCCTCGACAACCGCGACGATGCGATCCTCATCCTCGACGGCCGCCGCAGTGCGGACATCACCGCAGGCATGCGCATCGAGGCTCGACTGTCCGCGCAATCCGTGAAACTGGCACGACTGGCCCCGACCCCCTTCGCGGACAGGCTGGTCGAGAAGTTCCAGCTGCCCGTCGTGGGCTGGCGGGGGCGCGACCCCCGCACCCGCTGAGGCAGGAAGGGCTCCATGCTGTCCACGCTCCGCATCCGCCATATCGGCGTGATCGACGACGCGATGCTCGACTTCGGTCCCGGCTTCACCGCCCTGACGGGGGAGACCGGTGCCGGCAAGACGATGATCGTCACCGGACTGACCATGCTTCTGGGCGGTCGGCTGGACCGTGGCCGCACCAGTGGCGCCAGCACCGTGGACGGCACCCTGTCACTGACCGGGCACACCGAGCTCGCGGACTCCCTCGACGAGCTCGGCGCCGAGGAGGACGACGGTGAGGTGCTGGTGGTGCGCCGCGTCACCCGTGATGGTCGCTCCCGTGCACAGATCGGCGGCGTGCCCGTCCCGATCGGCACCCTGTCCCGGCTGGTGGGCACCGCAGTGACCGTGCATGGCCAGTCCGACCAGCAGCGACTGCGCGATCTCGACGCCCAGCGGGAGGCGCTGGACCGCTTCGCGGTCGCTGAGATCGGGCCCCTGCTCGATCGGCACCGGACGATCTGGCGCGAACGCTCCGATCTCGCCGGGCGGCTGACCGAGCTCGATGCGCTGCTCACCGAGCGGGACCGGCGCGGCACCGCCCTGCGGGAGGCTCTCGAAAGGCTCGAGCAGACCGATCCGCAGGAGGACGAGGACCTCTCGCTGCGGGCGGAGATCGAACGTCTCGGCAACGCCGAGGAGCTGCGTGGCGCGGCCGGCCAGGCGGCGCTGGCTCTGGTCGGAGACGACGACGGCCCGGCCGCGGCCCCGCTGCTGGCCATCGCCGCCGAGGCTCTGGGCCGGGCTGCGCGCACCGACCCCACGCTCGCGCCCCTCGTCGAACGGCTCGACTCCGTGCGGATCGAGCTCTCGGACATCGCCGCGGAGATCTCCCGCTATGCCGAGGACATCGATGCCTCCCCCGGGCGGATCCAGGAGGCCAATGAGCGCCTCCACGAGCTGACGCTGCTGGTGCGGGACCTCGGCACCATGCTGCCGGGTGCCGACGGGCCGGCCGAGGACATCACCACCCTGCTGTCCACCTCCCGCAGCGCGGCCATCGACCTGGACCGCTTCGAGGGCGCAGAAGAGGAGCGCGCGACGACCGCCACCAGGCTGGCGCAGGTCGAGGACGAGCTCACCGCTGCGGCCGAAGCCCTCACCGCGGCCCGTACCGCTGCCGCCGCTGCACTGTCCACGGCTGTCCAGGAGGAGCTGCGCCACCTCGAGATGCCCGATGCGGACATCCGGGTGGAGGTGACCGCTCAGAGCCATCGCTCCCACGGCCGGGACGCCGTCGCGATCCTGCTCGCCCCGCACCCCGGTGCCCAGCACCTCCCGGTCGCCCAGGCCGCCTCCGGTGGCGAGCTCTCCCGGGTGATGCTCGCTCTCGAGGTCGCACTGTCCTCTTCGCGCCAGGATCGCTCCGCCGCGCCGGTGTTCGTCTTCGACGAGATCGATGCGGGGATCGGGGGTCGGGCGGCCCTCGCGGTGGGCCAGCGGCTGGCACGTCTCGCCCGGCACGCACAGGTGATCGTCGTGACCCATCTGCCGCAGGTCGCCGCCCACGCCAGCACCCACCTGCAGATCGTGAAGTCCTCGAGTGACGGCACCACCAGCTCCACTGTCCAGACCCTCGAGCGGCCGGCCCGGATCAGGGAGCTGGCGAGGATGCTCGCCGGTGACGACGCCTCCGACGTCGCCCTCGCCCACGCCGAGGAGCTGCTGGACGAGGCGCGTGCCGGGGCCGCCGGGCAGAGCTCCGCACCGGGAGTGCGGCGATGAGCGTCGAGGTCTCCGTCACGGGGATCGCCCGGCTGGGCAAGCGCACCAAGGACCTCACCAAGCGGCTGCAGCCCGGGGACATCGCGATCATCGACCACGAGGACATCGACCGGGTCGCCGCCGAGGCTCTGGTCGAGCGCGAGCCGGCGGCCGTGCTGAACGTCGCGGCCTCCACCTCGGGTCGCTACCCGAATGCCGGGCCACGGATCCTGGTCGACGCCGGCATCGTGCTGGTCGACGATCTCGGCGAGTCCGTGTTTGAGGAGATCCGGGACGGGCAGTCGATCACGGTGGCGCGGGAAGAGGTGCTCCTCGATGATGCGGTGATCGCGCACGGCACCCGCCAGGATGACGCGACCGTCACCGCGTCCCTCGAGGTCGCGCGCGAGGGCCTGTCCGAACAGCTCGAGCTGTTCGCCGAGAACACCATGGAGTACATGCTCCGCGAGCGGGATCTGCTGCTGGACGGGATCGGTGCCCCGGACGTGCGCACCCGTATGGACGGCCGTCCGGTCCTCATCGTGGTGCGCGGGTACCACTACAAGGAGGACCTGGCCACGCTCAAGCCCTTCCTGCGCGAGAACCGCCCGATCATCATCGGTGTCGACGGGGGAGCGGATGCGGTGATCGAGGCCGGCTTCCATCCCGACATGATCATCGGTGACATGGACTCCGTCTCCGACCGCGCTCTGCGAGGCGGGTCCGAGCTGGTCGTCCACGCCTACCGCGACGGACGCGCCCCGGGGATGGAGCGCCTCGCCGAGCTGGCTCTCGCCGAGGACGCGATCTCCTTCCCCGCCTCCGGTACCAGCGAGGACATCGCGATGCTCCTGGCCGACGAGAAGGGAGCCTCCGTGATCGTCGCCGTCGGCACGCACGGCACCCTCGAGGAATTCCTCGACAAGGGCCGTGCCGGCATGAGCTCGACCTTCCTCACCCGGCTGCGGATCGGCTCCAAGCTGGTGGACGCCAAGGGTGTCTCCCGCCTGTACCGTCAGAGGA
Encoded proteins:
- a CDS encoding demethylmenaquinone methyltransferase; amino-acid sequence: MSRADLEKQPYDVATMFDGIAKRYDLMNDVAAMGQVGMWRDLMVQALEIGPGGQVLDLAAGTGTSAAAIARTGARVVAADFSLGMMSEGRRRGAPVPFVGADAQHLPFGDDSFDAAVISFGLRNVHQPQLALAEMVRVVRPGGRVVVCEFSTPTWGPFRTVYEKYLLRALPAVAGTFATDVDAYDYLAESILEWPDQEALRDWFLQAGMERAQYRNLSGGIVALHRGVVPVS
- a CDS encoding HAD-IIA family hydrolase encodes the protein MIRRPDPSLLDLHDALFFDLDGTLMHGSRPIPHAAEAVETARAAGRTVVFATNNASRTPQQAAEHLADIGITAQPDEFVTSPQVASRLLADRLDAGAKVLVVGGPSLAAQMREVGLSPVDTDSAEVAAVVQGWSPDLDWSCLAEGAYAIRRGAHWVATNVDATLPTERGLAPGNGSLVAALRHATGVEPAVAGKPEPGMFQVAAREHDARRPLIIGDRLDTDIEGAVRAEMDSLLVLTGVDGVEAALRAEPIRRPTFILPDLAQIAAPFPLPVLDGGRARCGAVSATWNDGDITVHGDRDDPQVLRAVLALLHEHSADSAWTGQLREEHPTVPSPAQR
- a CDS encoding TlyA family RNA methyltransferase encodes the protein MSGNRLDVALLAAGHARSRSHARRIIEEGRARVNGRTAVKASTPVADGALLEVVDVPDGIEFASRAAHKLAGALEALALDPAGRLCLDAGASTGGFTDVLLRRGAAAVIAVDIGNEQLAEHVRRDPRVTVRDGTSVRDLTPELLGTTVDLVVADLSFISLRTVVPALAGIVRADGELLLMVKPQFEVGRAALPRSGVVSSAADRTAAVCGVAAAAAQAGLLTQAVGPSELPGQDGNREYFLHLRPCGATSALDAQACDMIESAVRGDGPRRRRDQHTTEED
- a CDS encoding NAD kinase, which translates into the protein MRRFLLYVHTGRRAALRAMLNVLEELRLRNVRGVVVDDQVDEILSLPENMAPPKLLTFLTNGAVDVLDAVSAADAVELGIVLGGDGTILRALEAVRAADLPVHGVNLGHVGFLAESEVEDLSITVSRLLDGDYEVEERSTLEITVLDAQDQLIERHWALNEASLEKADRKKMINVAIEIDGRPVSSFGADGVLLSTPTGSTAYAFSAGGPVIWPEVDAMMLIPLAAHALFARPLVLGRSSEAAVEMTLDNRDDAILILDGRRSADITAGMRIEARLSAQSVKLARLAPTPFADRLVEKFQLPVVGWRGRDPRTR
- the recN gene encoding DNA repair protein RecN; translated protein: MLSTLRIRHIGVIDDAMLDFGPGFTALTGETGAGKTMIVTGLTMLLGGRLDRGRTSGASTVDGTLSLTGHTELADSLDELGAEEDDGEVLVVRRVTRDGRSRAQIGGVPVPIGTLSRLVGTAVTVHGQSDQQRLRDLDAQREALDRFAVAEIGPLLDRHRTIWRERSDLAGRLTELDALLTERDRRGTALREALERLEQTDPQEDEDLSLRAEIERLGNAEELRGAAGQAALALVGDDDGPAAAPLLAIAAEALGRAARTDPTLAPLVERLDSVRIELSDIAAEISRYAEDIDASPGRIQEANERLHELTLLVRDLGTMLPGADGPAEDITTLLSTSRSAAIDLDRFEGAEEERATTATRLAQVEDELTAAAEALTAARTAAAAALSTAVQEELRHLEMPDADIRVEVTAQSHRSHGRDAVAILLAPHPGAQHLPVAQAASGGELSRVMLALEVALSSSRQDRSAAPVFVFDEIDAGIGGRAALAVGQRLARLARHAQVIVVTHLPQVAAHASTHLQIVKSSSDGTTSSTVQTLERPARIRELARMLAGDDASDVALAHAEELLDEARAGAAGQSSAPGVRR
- the steA gene encoding putative cytokinetic ring protein SteA gives rise to the protein MSVEVSVTGIARLGKRTKDLTKRLQPGDIAIIDHEDIDRVAAEALVEREPAAVLNVAASTSGRYPNAGPRILVDAGIVLVDDLGESVFEEIRDGQSITVAREEVLLDDAVIAHGTRQDDATVTASLEVAREGLSEQLELFAENTMEYMLRERDLLLDGIGAPDVRTRMDGRPVLIVVRGYHYKEDLATLKPFLRENRPIIIGVDGGADAVIEAGFHPDMIIGDMDSVSDRALRGGSELVVHAYRDGRAPGMERLAELALAEDAISFPASGTSEDIAMLLADEKGASVIVAVGTHGTLEEFLDKGRAGMSSTFLTRLRIGSKLVDAKGVSRLYRQRISTLQLVLLALAGLAALAVALWATPGGQALVQILGARLDGILSWFTMLFSPRVTGA